One Thermus sp. CCB_US3_UF1 DNA window includes the following coding sequences:
- a CDS encoding cobalamin B12-binding domain-containing protein: MDRRIRVLIAKPGLDGHDRGAKVVARALRDAGMEVIYTGLRQTPEMIVSAAIQEDVDAIGLSILSGAHMHYFREVKRLLEEQGASDILLFGGGIIPDEDVPKLKDLGVAAVFGPGTSTQEIVDFLKGAVPERWRAQGLA; this comes from the coding sequence ATGGACAGGCGCATACGGGTGCTCATCGCTAAACCTGGGTTGGACGGCCACGACCGGGGGGCCAAGGTGGTGGCCCGGGCCCTAAGGGATGCGGGCATGGAGGTCATCTACACCGGGCTACGCCAGACCCCGGAGATGATCGTGTCCGCCGCCATCCAGGAGGATGTGGACGCCATCGGGCTTTCCATCCTCTCCGGGGCCCACATGCACTACTTCCGGGAGGTCAAGCGCCTCCTGGAAGAGCAGGGTGCCTCCGACATCCTCCTCTTCGGGGGGGGCATCATCCCCGACGAGGACGTGCCCAAGCTGAAGGACCTGGGGGTGGCCGCGGTCTTCGGCCCGGGGACCAGCACCCAGGAGATCGTGGACTTCCTCAAAGGGGCCGTCCCCGAGCGCTGGCGGGCCCAGGGGCTGGCCTAG
- a CDS encoding cation diffusion facilitator family transporter has protein sequence MAAQAARLSLGVALLVLGLKTLAYLLTGSVALLSDALESTVNVAAALAALAAIRYAQKPPDDTHPFGHSKAEYFSAVLEGVLVVLAALLIAKEALPKLLRPTPLEGLGPGLLVSLLASGANGLLAYHLIREGRRHRSPALTADGYHVLSDVLTSAGVLLGIGLAWLTGFWALDPLLALLVAGNILLMGFRLVRHSVGGLMDEGLSPEEVEGIRRVIQERLSGRALEVHDLKTRRAGPRTFLEFHLVVPGRMSVEEAHRLCDELEGDLEKAFPGLVVTIHVEPESERQR, from the coding sequence GTGGCAGCCCAAGCGGCCCGCCTGAGCCTTGGGGTGGCCCTCCTGGTCCTGGGGCTCAAGACCCTGGCCTACCTCCTCACGGGCTCCGTGGCCCTCCTCTCCGATGCCCTGGAGTCCACGGTGAACGTGGCCGCGGCCCTGGCGGCCCTGGCGGCCATCCGCTACGCCCAAAAGCCCCCGGACGACACCCACCCCTTCGGCCACTCCAAGGCCGAGTACTTTTCCGCGGTGCTGGAAGGGGTCCTGGTGGTGCTGGCCGCCCTCCTCATCGCCAAGGAAGCCCTGCCCAAGCTCCTCCGCCCTACCCCCCTGGAGGGCCTGGGCCCTGGTCTTCTGGTCAGCCTCCTGGCCTCGGGGGCGAACGGCCTCCTGGCCTACCACCTCATCCGGGAGGGGCGCCGCCACCGCTCCCCCGCCCTCACCGCCGACGGGTACCACGTCCTCTCCGACGTCCTGACCTCCGCAGGGGTCCTCCTGGGGATAGGCCTGGCCTGGCTCACGGGGTTCTGGGCCCTGGACCCCCTTTTGGCCCTGCTGGTGGCGGGGAACATCCTCCTCATGGGCTTCCGCCTGGTGCGCCACTCCGTGGGGGGGCTGATGGACGAGGGGCTTTCCCCAGAGGAGGTAGAGGGGATCCGGCGGGTGATCCAGGAGCGGCTTTCCGGGAGGGCCCTCGAGGTCCACGACCTCAAGACCCGCCGGGCCGGCCCCCGGACCTTCCTGGAGTTCCACCTGGTGGTCCCGGGGAGGATGAGCGTGGAGGAGGCCCACCGCCTCTGCGACGAGCTGGAAGGGGACCTGGAAAAGGCCTTCCCTGGCCTGGTGGTCACCATCCACGTGGAGCCGGAAAGCGAGCGCCAGCGCTGA
- a CDS encoding MBL fold metallo-hydrolase, with protein MERRAFLKGTGVWLLAGGLGQGLAQGRPPRGVNGGGFYRLALGQVGVVVLSDGQSAPGPLLPNWGANPELQDRFRQTLLENFLNPEATRNNFNPVLLDLGTARLLVDTGRGAASGGRLLEHLALAGYAPEEITHVFLTHGHPDHIGGLVDEGGRPLFPRAQHLMGEVDLDHWLKNPSPAVTRNLVPLRERIRPVKDGEEILPGVRAVASFGHTPGHMSLEVLSQNQRLFVFGDAAGHHLLSLRFPQAYLGFDMDREGVVRTRARLFQKVAQEGHLVTAYHFPWPAVGRIRRAGEGYEFVPAFFEF; from the coding sequence ATGGAACGCAGGGCCTTTCTGAAGGGGACGGGCGTGTGGCTTTTGGCAGGGGGTCTGGGCCAGGGCCTGGCCCAGGGCCGCCCCCCTAGGGGGGTGAACGGGGGCGGGTTTTACCGCCTGGCCCTGGGCCAGGTGGGGGTGGTGGTCCTCTCCGACGGCCAGTCGGCCCCGGGGCCCCTCCTGCCCAACTGGGGGGCGAACCCTGAGCTGCAGGACCGCTTCCGCCAGACCCTTCTGGAAAACTTTCTGAACCCCGAGGCCACCCGCAACAACTTCAACCCCGTCCTCCTGGACCTGGGGACGGCCCGGCTCCTGGTGGACACGGGGCGGGGGGCGGCCTCGGGGGGGAGGCTTCTAGAGCACCTGGCCCTGGCGGGGTACGCCCCGGAGGAGATCACCCATGTCTTCCTCACCCACGGCCACCCCGACCACATCGGCGGCCTGGTGGACGAGGGGGGGAGGCCCCTTTTCCCCCGGGCCCAGCACCTCATGGGGGAGGTGGACCTGGACCACTGGCTGAAAAACCCTTCCCCGGCGGTGACCCGCAACCTCGTTCCCTTGCGGGAGCGCATCCGCCCCGTGAAGGACGGGGAGGAGATCCTCCCCGGGGTGCGGGCGGTGGCCTCCTTCGGCCATACCCCGGGGCACATGAGCCTCGAGGTCCTCTCCCAGAACCAGCGCCTCTTCGTCTTCGGGGACGCCGCCGGGCACCACCTCCTCTCCCTGCGCTTCCCCCAGGCCTACCTGGGGTTTGACATGGACCGGGAAGGGGTGGTGCGCACCCGGGCCCGGCTTTTCCAGAAGGTGGCCCAGGAAGGCCACCTGGTCACCGCTTACCACTTCCCGTGGCCCGCGGTGGGGCGCATCCGCCGGGCAGGGGAGGGGTACGAGTTCGTCCCTGCCTTCTTTGAGTTTTAG
- a CDS encoding IS4 family transposase — MEQLTPLINALKRYWKADLRRLTFLAALVMALVTARTTSGPRLALSLGSIASPDPRSAYRRFQRFLAWPGLDGEGYARFIFALLRPQGLLLVMDRTEWELGKSKVNLLMLAFLYQGLAVPLFWSFLPHDGNSSTPERIALMERALAFLRAHFPHLRVEGFLADREFIGEAWFRYLEEKGIPRCIRIKANTRMWRLGSGPRAWELFASLKVGESRVPRRRYWVYGRRMWVVGLRLGVREWLIVATDLDPHRVLEVYGLRWGIERLFGALKGRGFDLEATHVTRGERLSRLLVPLSLAFVWAFRTGLVLHRVRPVRPKKHGRLGQSLFRAGLDLLTLWALALWGAGGGRRGSPLGLCPMEVLTCT, encoded by the coding sequence ATGGAACAGCTTACCCCACTCATCAACGCCTTGAAGCGATACTGGAAGGCCGACCTCAGGCGCCTCACCTTCCTGGCCGCCCTGGTGATGGCTCTGGTCACCGCCCGCACCACAAGCGGCCCCAGACTCGCTCTTTCCCTCGGCTCCATAGCCAGCCCTGACCCCCGCTCCGCCTACCGAAGGTTCCAGCGGTTCTTGGCCTGGCCGGGGCTGGACGGGGAGGGCTATGCCCGCTTCATCTTCGCCCTCCTCCGACCCCAAGGGCTCCTCCTGGTCATGGACCGGACCGAGTGGGAGCTGGGGAAGAGCAAGGTCAACCTCCTGATGCTGGCCTTCCTGTACCAAGGCCTGGCCGTCCCCCTGTTCTGGAGCTTCCTTCCCCACGACGGCAACTCCTCCACCCCCGAACGCATCGCCCTGATGGAGAGGGCCTTGGCTTTCCTGAGGGCCCACTTCCCCCACCTCCGGGTGGAGGGGTTCCTGGCGGATCGGGAGTTCATAGGGGAGGCGTGGTTCCGGTACCTGGAGGAGAAGGGCATCCCCCGGTGCATCCGAATCAAGGCCAACACCCGGATGTGGCGGTTGGGCTCGGGCCCTCGGGCCTGGGAGCTCTTTGCCTCCCTGAAGGTGGGAGAGAGCCGGGTGCCCAGGCGGCGGTACTGGGTCTACGGGCGGCGCATGTGGGTGGTGGGGTTGCGCCTTGGGGTCCGGGAGTGGCTGATTGTGGCTACGGACCTGGACCCTCACCGGGTGCTGGAGGTGTACGGGCTCAGGTGGGGGATAGAGCGGCTCTTTGGGGCCCTGAAGGGGCGGGGATTTGACCTGGAGGCCACGCACGTGACGCGGGGGGAGAGGCTTTCGCGGCTTTTGGTCCCCTTGAGCCTGGCCTTCGTGTGGGCGTTTCGGACGGGGCTTGTGCTGCACCGGGTGCGTCCGGTGAGGCCCAAGAAGCACGGGAGGCTGGGACAGAGCCTCTTCCGGGCGGGGCTGGACCTGCTCACCCTTTGGGCGCTTGCCCTCTGGGGTGCAGGGGGAGGAAGGCGCGGAAGTCCCTTGGGGTTATGCCCTATGGAGGTTTTGACGTGTACATAG
- a CDS encoding vWA domain-containing protein, with protein sequence MLWVLRGGLLLLLLLAFLDPRWPLRGRVVYLLDFSPSAREGVFALAGTLPRDGVYLAFAERVVRLPTPTARRLDLGEGTDLRAAFREAERLRPARVVLVSDGLFPPLAPPFPLDVLPVSPRPHVAVRLVPPPYPLYGETVGVGVVLEAPVPTEARLRVEGPGGPLVRNLRVAGRRVLTYTFPLTGEARVVAVAEGVWGRSQAEARLAPADRGKALVLGDPALARYLEAQGFAVEEGPFRLPLEADLVAVGLGVLDLPEGAPEALRDFLRQGGGLLFTATPRGLFLGGWDRALPEDLPLKPLGRKGAALVLVLDVSGSMEGEKLSLAVAGALELVRSAAPEDYLGVVLFSSGHRVLFPPRPMTAQAKKEAESLLLSVRAGGGTVLGGAFREAVRLLQGVPAERKGVLVLTDGLISDPQGPILDLAGASGLEVSALALGEDADAAFLEALARRGGGRFYRAASPRELPRLFLKEGQEVFQGGSLEGRFPLQAAPHPLVQGQAFPPLALLLPARAEPWAEVLLKSGERAVLALGERGEGRVAALATDLSRSWRDWEGAAAFLGGLARYLMGGRRALALQAYPEGEGVRVVALGGWESPLLLAGGEEVPLVPAGPGRYEAWTRAEGVLLDGKRRLPLSLPLPGEWTPRDGEAVLRAMAEGSGGRLLRPGESPPPPVAALPLRPYLLALALLLFLLERVLEARVSPGTLPRPLGK encoded by the coding sequence ATGCTTTGGGTCCTGAGGGGGGGGCTCCTCCTTCTCCTCCTCCTGGCCTTCCTGGACCCCAGATGGCCCCTAAGGGGGCGGGTGGTCTACCTCCTGGACTTCTCCCCCTCGGCCCGGGAAGGGGTGTTTGCCCTGGCGGGAACCCTTCCCCGGGATGGGGTGTACCTGGCCTTTGCCGAACGGGTGGTGCGCCTTCCCACCCCCACCGCCCGCCGGCTGGACCTGGGGGAGGGGACGGACCTGCGGGCGGCCTTCCGCGAGGCCGAGCGGCTGCGGCCCGCCCGGGTGGTCCTGGTTTCCGACGGGCTTTTTCCCCCTCTGGCTCCCCCCTTTCCCCTAGACGTTCTTCCTGTTTCCCCAAGGCCCCACGTGGCCGTGCGCCTGGTGCCCCCGCCTTACCCCCTTTACGGGGAGACCGTGGGGGTGGGGGTGGTCTTGGAGGCCCCGGTGCCCACGGAGGCCCGCCTCCGGGTGGAAGGGCCTGGAGGGCCCCTGGTCCGCAACCTGCGGGTGGCGGGGCGGCGGGTCCTCACCTACACCTTCCCCCTCACCGGGGAGGCGCGGGTGGTGGCGGTGGCCGAGGGGGTGTGGGGGAGGAGCCAGGCCGAGGCCCGCCTGGCCCCTGCGGACCGGGGCAAGGCCCTGGTCCTGGGGGACCCGGCCCTGGCCCGCTACCTCGAGGCCCAGGGGTTTGCGGTGGAGGAAGGCCCCTTCCGCCTGCCCCTGGAAGCCGACCTGGTGGCCGTGGGCCTGGGGGTGTTGGACCTGCCGGAAGGGGCTCCTGAAGCCCTCCGGGACTTCCTGCGCCAGGGCGGGGGGCTTCTTTTCACCGCCACCCCTAGGGGGCTTTTCCTGGGGGGGTGGGACCGGGCCCTGCCCGAGGACCTGCCCCTGAAGCCCCTGGGGCGCAAGGGGGCAGCCTTGGTCCTGGTCCTGGACGTCTCGGGGAGCATGGAGGGGGAGAAGCTCTCCCTGGCGGTGGCGGGGGCGCTGGAGCTGGTGCGCTCCGCGGCCCCCGAGGACTACCTGGGGGTGGTGCTCTTCTCCTCCGGCCACCGGGTCCTCTTCCCCCCCAGGCCCATGACCGCCCAGGCCAAGAAGGAGGCGGAAAGCCTCCTCCTTTCCGTGAGGGCAGGGGGTGGCACCGTCCTGGGGGGGGCTTTTCGCGAGGCCGTGCGCCTTTTGCAAGGGGTGCCGGCGGAGCGGAAGGGGGTGCTGGTCCTCACCGATGGCCTCATCTCCGACCCCCAGGGTCCCATCCTGGACCTGGCCGGGGCCTCGGGGCTGGAGGTGAGCGCCCTGGCCCTGGGGGAGGATGCGGACGCCGCCTTCCTGGAGGCCCTGGCCCGGCGGGGCGGGGGGCGGTTTTACCGGGCGGCAAGCCCCAGGGAGCTCCCCCGCCTCTTCCTGAAGGAGGGGCAGGAGGTCTTCCAGGGGGGAAGCCTGGAGGGGCGGTTTCCCCTGCAGGCCGCCCCCCATCCCCTGGTCCAGGGCCAGGCCTTTCCCCCCTTGGCCCTCCTCCTCCCCGCCCGGGCCGAGCCCTGGGCCGAGGTCCTCCTTAAGAGCGGGGAGCGGGCGGTCCTGGCCCTGGGGGAGCGGGGGGAGGGGCGGGTGGCGGCCTTGGCCACGGACCTCTCCCGCTCCTGGCGGGACTGGGAGGGGGCGGCGGCCTTCCTGGGGGGGCTGGCCCGCTACCTCATGGGGGGCAGGCGGGCCCTGGCCCTCCAGGCCTACCCCGAGGGGGAGGGGGTGCGGGTGGTGGCCCTGGGGGGGTGGGAAAGCCCCCTCCTCCTGGCCGGAGGGGAGGAGGTGCCCTTGGTGCCCGCGGGCCCCGGGCGGTATGAGGCCTGGACCCGGGCGGAGGGGGTTCTCCTGGACGGGAAGCGCCGCCTGCCCCTAAGCCTTCCCCTGCCGGGGGAGTGGACCCCGAGGGACGGGGAGGCGGTCCTCCGGGCCATGGCCGAGGGAAGTGGGGGACGGCTGCTGCGGCCAGGGGAGTCCCCTCCGCCCCCGGTGGCCGCCCTTCCCCTACGTCCCTACCTCCTGGCCTTGGCCCTCCTCCTCTTCCTCCTGGAGCGGGTCCTCGAGGCCCGGGTAAGCCCAGGCACACTTCCCCGCCCCTTGGGGAAATAG
- the ribD gene encoding bifunctional diaminohydroxyphosphoribosylaminopyrimidine deaminase/5-amino-6-(5-phosphoribosylamino)uracil reductase RibD, protein MRDLDERFLGRALQLAERARGHTHPNPMVGAVLVREGRIVGEGFHPRAGEPHAEVFALRQAGELARGATAYLTLEPCDHFGRTPPCSLALLQAGVARVVVAARDENPRAKGGLERLRAAGVQVEAGLLEGEAWAQNEAFFTAQRKGRPFVLLKAALTLDGKVAALSGDARYVSSEESRRLAQAYRQWLPAVVVGVGTVLQDDPELTVRQPDFRPFPWMLEPPPLRDPAKVVLDTEARTPPTARLFRPGPRGEEARVYILAGRGAPKARLSALERAGARVVELPREGGRVGLEAALAFLLEEGLDGLLLEGGPRVAGAFLERGLVDKVALFLAPKLLGEGRGMLEGLVRARMAEALRLRLVRRQWLSEDLWLEGYLEV, encoded by the coding sequence TTGCGAGACCTGGACGAGCGTTTTCTCGGTAGAGCCTTGCAGCTGGCGGAAAGGGCCCGGGGGCACACCCATCCCAACCCCATGGTGGGGGCGGTGCTGGTCCGGGAGGGCCGCATCGTGGGCGAGGGGTTCCACCCCCGGGCGGGGGAGCCCCACGCCGAGGTCTTCGCCCTGCGCCAGGCGGGGGAGCTGGCCCGGGGGGCCACGGCCTACCTCACCCTGGAGCCCTGCGACCACTTTGGCCGCACCCCTCCTTGTTCCCTGGCCCTGCTCCAGGCGGGCGTGGCCCGGGTGGTGGTGGCGGCCCGGGACGAGAACCCGCGGGCCAAAGGCGGCCTGGAGCGCCTGCGGGCGGCGGGGGTGCAGGTGGAGGCCGGGCTTTTGGAAGGGGAGGCCTGGGCGCAGAACGAGGCCTTCTTTACCGCCCAGCGCAAGGGACGGCCCTTCGTCCTCCTCAAGGCCGCCCTCACCCTGGACGGGAAGGTGGCGGCCCTTTCTGGGGATGCCCGCTACGTTTCCTCGGAGGAGAGCCGCCGCCTGGCCCAGGCCTACCGCCAGTGGCTCCCCGCGGTGGTGGTGGGGGTAGGGACCGTCCTGCAGGACGATCCCGAGCTCACCGTGCGCCAGCCCGACTTCCGCCCCTTCCCCTGGATGCTGGAGCCCCCGCCCCTGAGGGATCCGGCCAAGGTGGTGCTGGACACCGAGGCCCGCACCCCGCCCACGGCCCGGCTTTTCCGCCCCGGCCCCCGGGGGGAGGAGGCCCGGGTCTACATCCTGGCGGGAAGGGGGGCCCCCAAGGCCCGGCTTTCCGCCCTGGAGCGGGCCGGGGCCAGGGTGGTGGAACTCCCCCGGGAAGGGGGGCGGGTGGGCCTCGAGGCCGCCTTGGCCTTCCTCCTGGAGGAGGGCCTGGATGGCCTTTTGCTGGAGGGGGGGCCCAGGGTGGCCGGGGCCTTCCTGGAACGGGGCCTGGTGGACAAGGTGGCCCTCTTCCTGGCTCCCAAGCTCCTAGGGGAGGGGCGGGGGATGCTGGAGGGCCTGGTGCGGGCGCGCATGGCCGAGGCCCTTAGGCTTCGCCTGGTGCGCCGGCAGTGGCTTTCCGAGGACCTTTGGCTGGAAGGATACCTGGAGGTGTAG
- a CDS encoding bifunctional 3,4-dihydroxy-2-butanone-4-phosphate synthase/GTP cyclohydrolase II, translating into MAGLASIGELLEELRQGRPVILVDDEDRENEGDLIMAAEHVTPEWVNFMLKECRGLLCVALPEERAKALDLPPMVERNQDPQGTRFTVSVDARGTTTGISAFERAATIRLLADPEAGPQDFRRPGHIFPLVARPGGVLRRAGHTEATVDLLRLAGLTPVGSLIEILKEDGTMARLPDLLAFAEGHGLKVGTIADLIRYRLEKGDLYVRREAEALLPTRFGEFRILGYRDALTGEEHAALVMGSWAPEEPVLVRMHSECLTGDALHSLRCDCGFQRDLALERIAREGKGVLVYLRQEGRGIGLVNKIRAYRLQDQGLDTVEANLALGFPPDLRDYGVGAQILYDLGVRKMRLLTNNPRKVKALSGFGIEIVERVPLRAGDNPHNERYLQAKKEKLGHWMD; encoded by the coding sequence ATGGCAGGACTGGCCAGCATAGGAGAACTTCTGGAAGAGCTTCGCCAGGGCCGCCCGGTGATCCTGGTGGACGACGAGGACCGGGAGAACGAGGGCGACCTCATCATGGCCGCGGAGCACGTGACCCCGGAGTGGGTGAACTTCATGCTGAAGGAATGCCGGGGGCTTCTCTGCGTGGCCCTGCCCGAGGAAAGGGCCAAGGCCCTGGACCTCCCCCCCATGGTGGAGCGGAACCAGGATCCCCAGGGTACCCGGTTCACCGTGAGCGTGGACGCCCGGGGGACCACCACCGGGATCTCCGCCTTTGAGCGGGCGGCCACCATAAGGCTCCTGGCCGATCCGGAGGCCGGCCCCCAGGACTTCCGCCGCCCGGGGCACATCTTCCCCCTGGTGGCCCGGCCCGGGGGGGTCTTGCGCCGCGCGGGCCACACCGAGGCCACGGTGGACCTCCTGCGCCTGGCGGGGCTGACCCCGGTGGGGAGCCTGATTGAGATCCTCAAGGAAGACGGCACCATGGCCCGCCTGCCCGACCTCCTGGCCTTCGCCGAGGGGCATGGCCTCAAGGTGGGCACCATCGCCGACCTGATCCGCTACCGCCTGGAGAAGGGGGATCTCTACGTGCGGCGGGAGGCGGAGGCCCTCCTGCCCACCCGCTTCGGCGAGTTTCGCATCCTGGGGTACCGGGATGCCCTTACGGGGGAGGAGCACGCCGCCTTGGTCATGGGCTCCTGGGCCCCCGAGGAGCCGGTGCTGGTGCGCATGCACTCCGAGTGCCTCACCGGGGATGCCCTGCACTCCCTGCGCTGCGACTGCGGCTTCCAGCGGGACCTGGCCCTGGAGCGCATCGCCCGGGAGGGGAAGGGGGTCTTGGTCTACCTGCGCCAGGAAGGGCGGGGGATCGGCCTCGTCAACAAGATCCGCGCCTACCGCCTCCAGGACCAGGGCCTGGACACCGTGGAGGCCAACCTGGCCCTGGGCTTCCCCCCGGACCTGCGGGACTACGGGGTGGGGGCGCAGATCCTCTACGACCTGGGGGTGCGGAAGATGCGCCTCCTCACCAATAACCCCCGCAAGGTCAAGGCCCTTTCCGGTTTCGGCATAGAGATCGTGGAGCGCGTGCCCCTGCGGGCCGGGGACAACCCCCACAACGAGCGCTACCTGCAGGCCAAGAAGGAGAAGCTGGGACACTGGATGGACTAG
- a CDS encoding PaaI family thioesterase: MKAIQLYYPPAWAHCYGCGYLNPMGLHLKTYWDPKRKESQTRFTPSPHHTAIPGFVYGGLLASLVDCHATATAAAAKADAEGISLEENPLRFVTASLKVDYLKPTPLGPELLLLGRAKEVKGKKVVVEAELYAQGTLTVRGEAVLVQISEGFGQGGSAPGGG; encoded by the coding sequence ATGAAGGCCATCCAGCTCTACTACCCCCCCGCGTGGGCCCACTGCTACGGCTGCGGCTACCTCAACCCCATGGGCCTGCACCTGAAGACCTACTGGGACCCAAAGCGGAAGGAAAGCCAGACCCGGTTTACCCCCAGCCCCCACCACACCGCCATCCCCGGCTTTGTCTACGGGGGGCTTTTGGCCTCCTTGGTGGATTGCCACGCCACCGCCACCGCCGCCGCCGCCAAGGCGGATGCGGAGGGGATCTCCTTGGAGGAAAACCCCTTGCGCTTCGTCACCGCCAGCCTCAAGGTGGACTACCTCAAGCCCACTCCCTTGGGCCCGGAGCTCCTCCTCCTCGGGCGGGCCAAGGAGGTCAAGGGCAAAAAGGTGGTGGTGGAGGCGGAGCTCTACGCCCAAGGAACCCTCACCGTGCGGGGGGAGGCGGTGCTGGTGCAGATCAGCGAGGGTTTTGGTCAAGGAGGAAGCGCTCCAGGCGGCGGATAA
- a CDS encoding riboflavin synthase encodes MFTGLVEETGEIVEVEEGPFLRVRIAAREVLSDLKVGDSVAVDGACLTAVAVDGEGFWVELSQETLARTAPTWRVGHRPNLERALKVGDRLGGHFVTGHVDGVADLLRVEEAPGARNYHFRPPKGYARYIAEKGSVALNGVSLTVAGLVGEGFFVTLIPHTLGVTNLGRLRPGDRVNLEVDLIARYLERLMRGE; translated from the coding sequence GTGTTCACGGGACTGGTTGAGGAAACGGGCGAGATCGTGGAGGTGGAGGAAGGCCCTTTCTTGCGGGTGCGCATCGCCGCACGGGAGGTGCTTTCTGACCTGAAGGTGGGGGACTCGGTGGCGGTGGACGGCGCCTGCCTCACGGCGGTGGCCGTGGACGGGGAGGGGTTTTGGGTGGAGTTGAGCCAGGAAACCCTGGCCCGCACCGCCCCCACCTGGCGGGTGGGGCACCGGCCCAACCTGGAGCGGGCCCTCAAGGTGGGGGACCGGCTCGGGGGGCATTTCGTCACCGGGCACGTGGATGGGGTGGCGGACCTTCTCCGGGTAGAGGAAGCGCCCGGGGCCAGAAACTACCATTTCCGCCCTCCCAAGGGGTACGCCCGCTACATCGCCGAGAAGGGAAGCGTGGCCCTGAACGGGGTTTCCCTCACCGTGGCGGGCCTAGTGGGGGAGGGGTTCTTCGTCACCCTCATCCCCCACACCCTTGGCGTGACCAACCTGGGCCGCCTGCGCCCGGGGGACCGGGTGAACCTGGAGGTGGACCTGATCGCCCGCTACCTGGAGCGCCTCATGAGGGGGGAGTGA
- the lysS gene encoding lysine--tRNA ligase, with protein sequence MNEQTRQRLLNLEALVEEGFEPYPYRFPKSHSAQEILAAKAGAPPETEWAEEVALAGRIVALRRMGKVTFAHLLDESGRIQLYFQKDLTPRYELLKKLDVGDILGVKGPVFTTKTGEVTVKVLSWTPLVKGLHPLPDKWHGIKDKEVRYRQRYLDLIVNPEVREVFRRRTAMVRYIRRFFEERGFLEVETPILQPTTGGAEARPFKTFHNALDHEFYLRISLELYLKRLLVGGFEKVFEIGRNFRNEGIDHNHNPEFTMLEAYWAYADYQDMAALVEELLSGLVLHLFGTYQVPYQGRIVDFTPPFRRISFVEALKEKAGLSFDPLDLERLRLFADAHHPELSGVPSYKLLDKLFGLYVEPELWNPTFVLDFPLAISPLAKRHREKPGLTERWDLYAAGMELAPAYSELNDPLDQRERFLEQAKRRREGDEEAPEPDEDFLLALEYGMPPAAGLGLGLDRLAMILTDQPSLRDVLLFPLLKPKRELAEEEA encoded by the coding sequence ATGAACGAGCAGACGCGCCAACGTCTCCTGAACCTGGAAGCCCTGGTGGAAGAGGGCTTTGAGCCCTACCCCTACCGTTTCCCCAAAAGCCATAGCGCCCAGGAGATCCTCGCGGCCAAGGCCGGGGCCCCCCCGGAAACGGAATGGGCGGAGGAGGTGGCCCTGGCCGGGCGGATCGTGGCCCTCAGGCGCATGGGCAAGGTCACCTTCGCCCACCTCCTGGACGAGAGCGGCCGGATCCAGCTCTATTTCCAGAAGGACCTCACCCCCCGGTACGAGCTTCTAAAAAAGCTGGACGTGGGGGACATCCTGGGGGTCAAGGGCCCGGTGTTCACCACCAAAACCGGGGAGGTCACGGTCAAGGTCCTGTCCTGGACCCCCCTGGTAAAGGGCCTCCACCCCCTGCCCGACAAGTGGCACGGCATCAAGGACAAGGAGGTGCGCTACCGCCAGCGCTACCTGGACCTCATCGTCAACCCCGAGGTGCGGGAGGTCTTCCGCCGGCGCACCGCCATGGTGCGCTACATCCGCCGCTTCTTTGAGGAGCGGGGGTTTTTGGAGGTGGAGACGCCCATCCTCCAGCCCACCACGGGGGGAGCGGAGGCCCGGCCCTTCAAAACCTTTCACAACGCCCTGGACCACGAGTTCTACCTGCGCATCTCCTTGGAGCTTTACCTCAAGCGGCTCCTGGTGGGCGGGTTTGAGAAGGTCTTTGAGATCGGGCGCAACTTCCGCAACGAGGGCATTGATCACAACCACAACCCCGAGTTCACCATGCTGGAGGCCTACTGGGCCTACGCCGACTACCAGGACATGGCGGCGCTGGTGGAGGAGCTCCTTTCGGGTTTGGTCCTCCACCTCTTCGGCACCTACCAGGTGCCCTACCAGGGGCGGATCGTGGACTTCACCCCGCCCTTTAGGCGCATCTCCTTCGTGGAGGCCCTGAAGGAAAAGGCCGGCCTCTCCTTTGACCCCCTGGACCTCGAGCGCCTCCGCCTCTTCGCCGACGCCCACCACCCAGAGCTTTCCGGAGTGCCCAGCTACAAGCTCCTGGACAAGCTCTTTGGCCTCTACGTGGAACCCGAGCTCTGGAACCCCACCTTCGTCCTGGACTTCCCCCTGGCCATCAGCCCCCTGGCCAAGCGGCACCGGGAGAAGCCGGGCCTCACCGAGCGCTGGGACCTCTACGCTGCCGGGATGGAGCTGGCCCCGGCCTACTCCGAGCTCAACGACCCCCTGGACCAGCGGGAACGCTTCCTGGAACAGGCCAAGCGCCGCCGGGAGGGGGACGAGGAGGCCCCAGAGCCCGACGAGGACTTCCTCCTGGCCCTGGAGTACGGCATGCCCCCCGCCGCAGGCCTGGGCCTGGGCCTGGACCGCCTGGCCATGATCCTCACCGACCAGCCCTCCTTGCGGGATGTCCTCCTCTTCCCCCTCCTCAAGCCCAAGCGGGAGCTGGCGGAAGAAGAGGCCTAG